The genomic DNA TCTCCAAAGATAGGGGAacggttaaataaattattcttcaTCTGTATGTTGCAGCATTAAGAAagctttaaattttgtttctcagAATTTTTAATGACCATTGGAAATGTTcacaatatttactttttaaatatatatataagtgatctcaatttttgtgtgaatatatgtatagcaaaaagattggaagaaaatatgtcACGATTTTAACTGTGATTGTCTCTGGGCAATGGGATTGTGGGTGATTTTCAtaatctttgtatttctctgtgttttccaAAGTTTAAAAATGAGCATGGGGCAATGGCTTGTGGCTCCTTCCTGCACTGCTTCTCTCTTCTGCTCAGGCCCGTGGCGCCGGCAGCATGGGCAAGTGTTGCGGTCTTCGTACTGCCAGGAAGCTCCGTAGCCACCGACGAGACCAGAAGTGGCATGATAAACAGTACAAGAAAGCCCATTTGGGCACAGCCCTGAAGGCCAACCCTTTTGGAGGTGCTTCTCATGCCAAGGGAATTGTGCTTGAAAAAGTAGGGGTTGAAACCAAAGAGCTAAATTCTGCCATCAGGAAGTGTGTCAGCATTCAACTAATCAAGAATGGCAAAAAAATCACCGCCTTTGTACCCAATGAtggttgtttgaattttattgagGAAAATGATGAAGTTCTGGTTGCTGGATTTGCTCGCAAAGGTCATGCTGTTGGTGACATTCCTGGAGTCTGCTTTAAGGTTGTCAAAGTAGCCAATGTCTCTCTTTTGGCCTTATataaaggcaagaaggaaagaccAAGATCATAAGTTTTGATGATGAAAGCGGCATAGTAATAAATTtccatatgccaaaaaaaaaaaaatgagcatggggcttccctggtggtacagaatccgcctgctaattcagggggcacgggttcgagctctgctctgggaagatcccacatgccgcggagcaactaagcccgtgcgccacaactactgagcctgtgcgctagagcctgcgagccacaactactgagcctgggtgccacaactgaagcccgtgcgcctagagcccgtgctctgcaacaagagaagccaccacaatgagaagcctgtgcactgcaacgaagagtagcccccactcactgcaaatagagaaagcccaggcgcagcagtgaagacccaactcagccaaaaataaataaatttattttaaaaaaatgagcatgaATTACTTATGAGAAGAATGTTAGACACTACACCTGTCAGTCAATTCCAGCATTAACCATTCTTGTGAAAATTACTGGAGGCTAGCAGAAAGGGGAACTTTGGCTGCCTTGAAGTAGTTGaatcctctctttaaaaaaaaattttttttttggctgcaccatgcgggTTGTGGAATCTTaggtccccagccagggattgaccCTGGGCCCTCGGCactgaaagcgtggagtcctaaccactggaccatgagg from Lagenorhynchus albirostris chromosome X, mLagAlb1.1, whole genome shotgun sequence includes the following:
- the LOC132513379 gene encoding small ribosomal subunit protein uS12-like, translating into MGKCCGLRTARKLRSHRRDQKWHDKQYKKAHLGTALKANPFGGASHAKGIVLEKVGVETKELNSAIRKCVSIQLIKNGKKITAFVPNDGCLNFIEENDEVLVAGFARKGHAVGDIPGVCFKVVKVANVSLLALYKGKKERPRS